Proteins from one Salarias fasciatus chromosome 14, fSalaFa1.1, whole genome shotgun sequence genomic window:
- the LOC115400916 gene encoding THAP domain-containing protein 5-like, with the protein MPKYCSVPNCKNDSGSGIERRSFYRFPLQDPVRLQQWLKNMGRENWTPSRHQYVCSEHFAPSCFRVRWGIHYIEKNAVPTLFRDAEKRKATDCSEQNPKRHRNDQSATASDDGTTASDAVDTQSALHTLHLYNAAVECGDVGECDSSLQTDADALLSGAEPEAGLHVPLALFQREEELSNGEEDTGVVLMSQCPAGDGQDELVGAVTAAILTQGHRLVFSDPADEAVGGLEEVSYASLGELSEETQVIAYYEATPAVFPPAAAQFTLCPETVLSSALSSKPITSTLPIVSKHVAPSPASLVLTVERVEDGDGDKSDEEDDDAEQQDPQLEEHCYHKNSLSKEQLEAVVTELQKKVKVLQQRHRRHVEKLAGLENTVSQLRQSNLLNEERLQLLERAYLQTSTTLPDGGETVAIIYEEDDAAYLYTPLNHIEA; encoded by the exons ATGCCGAAATACTGCTCGGTCCCAAACTGCAAGAATGACTCCGGGAGCGGCATCGAGAGGAGAAGCTTTTACCG GTTCCCCCTGCAGGACCCGGTCCGGCTGCAGCAGTGGCTGAAGAACATGGGGCGTGAGAACTGGACTCCGTCTCGACACCAGTACGTCTGCAGTGAGCACTTCGCTCCGTCTTGCTTCAGAGTCAGATGGGGGATCCACTACATCGAGAAGAACGCCGTGCCCACTCTCTTCCGGGACGCCGAG aaAAGGAAAGCGACGGATTGCAGCGAGCAGAACCCAAAGCGGCATCGAAACGATCAAAGCGCGACGGCGTCAGATGATGGGACCACGGCGTCCGACGCCGTCGATACCCAGAGTGCATTGCACACGCTGCATCTGTACAACGCCGCGGTGGAGTGTGGCGATGTAGGCGAGTGtgactcctccctccagaccGACGCGGACGCTCTGCTGTCAGGGGCTGAACCGGAGGCGGGTCTTCACGTCCCTCTAGCTTTGttccagagggaggaggagctcagtAACGGCGAGGAGGACACAGGGGTGGTCCTGATGTCCCAGTGTCCCGCCGGCGACGGGCAGGACGAGCTGGTCGGCGCCGTCACGGCTGCCATTTTGACTCAGGGCCACAGGCTGGTGTTCAGCGACCCTGCAGACGAGGCCGTCGGCGGACTTGAGGAGGTCTCTTACGCTTCTCTGGGAGAACTGTCAGAGGAGACTCAAGTCATCGCCTACTACGAGGCCACGCCCGCCGTCttcccccccgccgccgcgcAGTTCACCCTGTGCCCGGAAACGGTGCTGTCCTCCGCCCTGAGCTCCAAACCCATCACGTCCACGCTGCCCATCGTGTCCAAACACGTGGCGCCGTCCCCCGCCTCCCTCGTCCTCACCGTGGAGAGGGTGGAAGACGGGGACGGAGACAAGtcggacgaggaggacgacgacgcgGAGCAGCAAGACCCGCAGCTGGAGGAACACTG TTACCACAAGAACAGCCTGAgcaaggagcagctggaggccgtcgtgacggagctgcagaagaaggtgaaggtgctgcagcagcggcaccgGCGCCACGTGGAGAAGCTGGCGGGCCTGGAGAACACGGTCAGCCAGCTGCGCCAGAGCAACCTGCTGAACGAGgagcggctgcagctgctggagcgg GCCTACCTGCAGACCAGTACCACCCTGCCGGACGGCGGCGAGACGGTGGCCATCATCTACGAAGAGGACGATGCTGCATATCTGTATACTCCACTCAACCATATAGAGGCTTaa
- the ppp5c gene encoding serine/threonine-protein phosphatase 5 has product MAEGGNDAELLKEKANKYFKEKDYENAIKYYSEALDLNPSNAIYYSNRSLAYLRTECYGYALADATKALEIDKNYIKGYYRRATSNMALGKFKAALKDYETVVRVRPNDKDARMKYQECNKIVKQKAFERAIASDETKKSVVDSLDIENMTIEDDYVGPKLEDGKVTLKFMQEMMEWFKDQKKLHRKCAYQILVQVKDVLSKLPSLVEITLKETEKITICGDTHGQYYDLLNIFKLNGLPSETNPYLFNGDFVDRGSFSLEVILTLFGFKLLYPDDFHLLRGNHETDNMNQMYGFEGEVKAKYTAQMFQLFSEVFQWLPLAQCINNKVLVMHGGLFSEDGVTLEDLRKIDRNRQPPDSGPMCDLLWSDPQPQNGRSISKRGVSCQFGPDVTERFLEQNKLDFIVRSHEVKAEGYEVTHSGKCVTVFSAPNYCDQMGNKGAYIHLRGSDLKPEFHQFTAVPHPNVKPMAYANTLMQLGMM; this is encoded by the exons AAAAAGACTACGAAAATGCTATCAAATACTACTCAGAGGCCTTGGACCTCAATCCATCCAATGCCATCTACTACAGCAACCGCAGCCTGGCGTACCTGCGCACCGAGTGCTACGGCTACGCCCTGGCGGATGCTACCAAGGCCCTGGAGATAGACAAGAACTACATTAAGGGATATTACCGGCGCGCCACCTCCAACATGGCGCTCGGCAAGTTCAAGGCCGCACTGAAGGACTACGAGACG GTCGTGAGGGTTCGTCCAAACGACAAGGATGCAAGGATGAAGTATCAGGAATGTAACAAGATAGTGAAACAGAAGGCCTTTGAGAGAGCCATTGCCAGCGACGAGACAAAGAAATCAGTTGTCGACTCTCTGGACATCGAAAACATGA CGATCGAAGACGACTACGTCGGCCCCAAGCTTGAAGACGGAAAGGTTACGTTGAAATTCATGCAGGAGATGATGGAATGGTTCAAAGATCAGaaaaaactgcacagaaaatgtGCATATCAG ATTTTGGTGCAAGTTAAAGATGTTCTGTCGAAGCTACCGAGCCTCGTTGAAATCACGTTAAAAGAG acagaaaaaataaCTATTTGTGGCGACACCCACGGACAGTACTACGACCTCCTCAACATCTTCAAGCTGAACGGCTTACCGTCAGAGACCAACCCTTAC CTCTTCAATGGCGACTTTGTGGACCGCGGCTCCTTCTCCCTCGAGGTCATTCTTACCCTTTTCGGCTTCAAGCTGCTCTACCCCGACGACTTCCACTTGCTCCGAG GTAACCATGAGACGGACAACATGAACCAGATGTACGGCTTTGAGGGGGAGGTCAAAGCCAAGTACACAGCCCAGATGTTCCAGCTCTTCAGCGAGGTCTTCCAGTGGCTTCCTCTCGCTCAGTGTATCAACAACAAAGTGCTG GTAATGCACGGGGGGCTGTTCAGTGAAGATGGCGTCACATTGGAGGACCTCAGGAAGATTGATCGGAATCGACAACCTCCAGACTCAG gcCCCATGTGTGACCTCCTCTGGTCAGACCCACAGCCTCAG AACGGCCGGTCGATCAGCAAGCGAGGCGTGAGCTGTCAGTTCGGGCCCGACGTGACGGAGAGATTCCTGGAGCAGAACAAGCTGGATTTCATCGTGCGTAGTCATGAGGTCAAAGCTGAGGGCTACGAAGTCACTCACTCAGGAAAGTGCGTCACCGTGTTCTCAGCACCCAACTACTG TGATCAGATGGGAAACAAAGGAGCATATATCCACCTCAGGGGATCAGACCTCAAGCCAGAATTTCACCAGTTCACTGCTGTG CCTCATCCGAATGTCAAGCCCATGGCATACGCTAACACGCTAATGCAGTTGGGGATGATGTAG